One Candidatus Devosia phytovorans genomic window carries:
- a CDS encoding ABC transporter ATP-binding protein, translating to MIEVSNLSVSFGAGEARRQVVKGVSLSVKKGETLGIVGESGCGKSTVLRSLAGLDRHWEGEIRLNGKPVDRERSREQLTLAQMVFQDPYGSIHPRHRIERVLAEPARAMKTGDGWSRVAPALEQVGLPTSFAERFPHELSGGQRQRVAIARALMLEPEILLLDEPTSALDVSVQAEVLNLLADLREERELTYVLVSHDLAVIAHMCDRVLVMKEGVFVDELDKSALEKGETHHAYSKQLFEASFI from the coding sequence ATGATCGAGGTCAGCAATCTCTCGGTGTCTTTCGGCGCGGGCGAAGCGCGCCGCCAGGTGGTCAAAGGTGTTTCGCTCAGCGTCAAGAAGGGCGAAACGCTGGGGATCGTCGGCGAATCGGGCTGTGGCAAATCCACGGTGCTGCGCTCGCTGGCCGGTCTCGACCGGCATTGGGAAGGCGAGATCCGCCTCAATGGCAAACCGGTCGATCGGGAACGTAGCCGCGAACAGCTGACGCTGGCGCAGATGGTGTTCCAGGACCCCTATGGGTCGATCCATCCGCGTCACCGCATCGAGCGCGTGCTGGCCGAACCGGCCCGCGCCATGAAGACCGGCGATGGCTGGAGCCGTGTGGCGCCGGCGCTCGAACAGGTCGGCCTGCCGACGTCCTTTGCCGAACGCTTTCCGCATGAACTGTCCGGCGGGCAGCGCCAGCGCGTGGCCATTGCCCGCGCCCTGATGCTGGAGCCGGAAATCCTGCTGCTCGACGAGCCGACCTCGGCGCTCGACGTTTCGGTGCAGGCCGAGGTGCTAAACCTTCTCGCAGACCTCCGCGAAGAGCGGGAACTGACCTATGTGCTGGTCAGCCACGACCTCGCCGTCATCGCCCATATGTGCGACCGCGTGCTGGTGATGAAGGAAGGCGTGTTCGTCGACGAGCTCGACAAGTCAGCGCTCGAAAAGGGCGAGACGCATCACGCCTATTCAAAGCAGCTGTTCGAGGCGAGCTTCATCTAA
- a CDS encoding aldo/keto reductase, whose product MEYRYLGRSGLKVSSLVMGTMTFGGSEKVGNSDQADATRQIDMCLDAGINLLDTANVYNAGVSEEMIGVALSENGRRQKALVATKVRFKMGEGPNEIGLSRHHIIAEAEASLRRLKTDVIDLYQVHEWDGMTPIEETMEALDTLIKSGKVRYIGCSNYSGWHIMKALAAAKERAGERFISQQIHYTLHSREAEYELVPISQDQGLGILIWSPLAGGLLSGKYRRDGGPESGRHVGGFREPPVPDWERLYDIVDVLIAIADERGVSGAQVALAWLLGRPGVTSVIIGGRSDSQFKDNLAAAELKLTAEERQRLDKVSQPPLLYPYWHQTFTANDRLGAADRDLLTPYVEDFKRG is encoded by the coding sequence ATGGAGTATCGCTATCTGGGTCGATCGGGCCTGAAGGTCTCGAGTCTGGTCATGGGCACGATGACCTTTGGCGGATCGGAAAAGGTTGGCAATTCCGATCAGGCTGATGCGACGCGGCAGATCGACATGTGCCTCGATGCCGGCATCAACCTGCTCGACACGGCCAATGTCTATAATGCCGGCGTTTCGGAAGAAATGATCGGCGTGGCGCTTAGCGAGAACGGTCGTCGGCAGAAAGCGCTGGTGGCCACCAAGGTGCGCTTCAAGATGGGTGAGGGCCCCAATGAGATCGGGCTGTCGCGGCATCACATCATCGCCGAGGCCGAAGCCAGCCTGCGCCGGCTCAAGACCGATGTGATCGATCTCTATCAGGTGCATGAGTGGGACGGCATGACGCCCATCGAGGAGACGATGGAGGCGCTTGATACGCTGATCAAGTCGGGCAAAGTGCGCTATATCGGCTGTTCCAACTATTCGGGCTGGCACATCATGAAGGCCCTGGCCGCCGCCAAGGAGCGGGCCGGCGAGCGCTTCATCAGCCAGCAGATCCACTATACCCTCCATTCGCGCGAAGCCGAATATGAACTGGTGCCGATTTCGCAGGACCAGGGCCTGGGCATTCTCATCTGGTCGCCGCTGGCCGGCGGGCTGTTGTCGGGAAAATATCGCCGCGATGGCGGGCCGGAATCGGGTCGCCATGTCGGTGGTTTCCGCGAGCCGCCGGTGCCGGACTGGGAGCGACTCTACGATATTGTCGATGTGCTGATTGCCATTGCCGATGAGCGCGGCGTGTCCGGCGCACAGGTGGCGCTGGCCTGGCTTTTGGGCCGGCCGGGTGTCACCTCCGTGATCATCGGCGGGCGCAGCGATAGCCAGTTCAAGGACAATCTAGCTGCCGCCGAACTCAAGCTGACGGCCGAAGAGCGCCAGCGGCTCGACAAGGTCAGCCAGCCGCCCTTGCTCTATCCCTACTGGCACCAGACGTTTACTGCAAATGACCGGCTCGGCGCCGCCGACCGTGACCTCCTCACCCCTTATGTGGAAGACTTCAAGCGTGGCTGA
- a CDS encoding fatty acid desaturase family protein, with protein MVQDQRKRDYSLLGADSSRAVENGLAAAEWYHSEIDRKTMKALMQRSDGPAIRDTAIWLGSMLVLAVAGILLWGTWWAVPVFLAYGVLYGSASDSRWHECGHGTAFKTRWMNDAVYQIACFMIMRNPVTWRWSHARHHTDTVIVGRDPEIAVMRPPDLLRLVLNFFGILDAGHAVVDMLRNAAGVITREEQSFIPEMERHKVIRVARIWLAIYTATIALSIWMGSILPLMLIGLPRLYGAWHHVMTGLLQHGGLADNVVDHRLNSRSVLMNPVSRFIYWNMNYHVEHHMFPMVPYHALPQLHALIRHDLPEPNRSMWDGYREMVPAFLRQLRNEDYYLRRDLPPTARPYKEEFHNGGDAVAAE; from the coding sequence ATGGTTCAGGACCAGCGCAAACGCGACTATAGCCTGTTGGGCGCCGACAGCAGTCGTGCGGTGGAGAATGGCCTGGCGGCGGCCGAATGGTATCACAGCGAGATCGACCGCAAGACGATGAAGGCGCTGATGCAGCGCTCGGACGGTCCGGCGATCCGCGATACGGCAATCTGGCTTGGCTCCATGCTCGTGCTGGCCGTGGCCGGGATCCTGCTGTGGGGCACGTGGTGGGCCGTACCGGTGTTTTTGGCCTATGGCGTGCTCTATGGCTCGGCGTCGGACTCGCGCTGGCATGAATGCGGCCATGGCACGGCATTCAAGACGCGCTGGATGAATGATGCGGTCTATCAGATCGCCTGCTTCATGATCATGCGCAATCCGGTGACCTGGCGCTGGAGTCATGCGCGGCACCATACCGATACGGTGATCGTCGGGCGCGATCCGGAGATCGCGGTGATGCGGCCGCCGGATCTGTTGCGACTGGTGCTGAATTTCTTTGGCATTCTCGATGCCGGTCATGCGGTGGTGGATATGCTGCGCAATGCGGCGGGGGTGATCACCCGGGAAGAGCAGAGCTTCATTCCCGAAATGGAGCGCCACAAGGTGATCCGCGTCGCCCGCATCTGGCTGGCGATCTATACGGCGACGATTGCCCTCTCGATCTGGATGGGGTCGATCCTGCCGCTGATGCTGATCGGCCTGCCGCGGCTTTATGGCGCCTGGCACCATGTGATGACGGGCCTGCTGCAGCATGGCGGGCTCGCCGACAATGTCGTGGATCACCGGCTCAACTCGCGCTCGGTGCTGATGAACCCGGTCAGCCGCTTCATCTACTGGAACATGAACTACCACGTCGAACACCACATGTTCCCCATGGTGCCCTATCACGCGCTGCCGCAGCTGCATGCGCTGATCAGGCATGACCTGCCGGAGCCTAACCGCTCGATGTGGGACGGCTATCGCGAAATGGTCCCGGCTTTCCTCAGGCAGTTGCGCAACGAGGATTACTACCTGCGCCGCGACCTGCCGCCGACCGCCAGACCCTACAAGGAAGAATTCCACAATGGCGGCGACGCGGTCGCGGCCGAATAA
- a CDS encoding FAD-dependent oxidoreductase, with protein MTHMVVVGAGECGTRAALSLREQGFDGDVTLLGSERHAPYERPPLSKGGMLAEIFAAKTIAAETRLAEAGIAFRPSTSVESIDRGDGRLALSGGQALAYDRLLLATGATPRRLPGVDGERVVYLRTLEDALYLREALRPGRHLIVIGGGFIGLEIAASARARGAEVTVVEAQPRLLARAVPEALAAILQQRHVQSGVRVMVGARIEGIESDDSSVRVALADGAVIEGDLLLVGIGAVPNVALAEQAGLAIENGIRVDERLATEDGRIFAAGDCCSFPLAVYNGRRVRLESWRNAQEQGSLAAANMLGGRDAHGSVPWFWSDQYELGLQIAGLGDEGASSVTRDLGDGAQILFHLAADGRLVAASGLGAGTAVAKDIRLSEMLIASAARPAVDALADPAVKLKSLLTR; from the coding sequence ATGACGCATATGGTTGTGGTGGGGGCCGGCGAATGCGGCACCCGCGCCGCCCTGTCGCTGCGTGAACAGGGTTTTGATGGTGACGTGACGCTCTTGGGTAGCGAGAGGCATGCGCCCTATGAACGGCCGCCGTTGAGCAAGGGCGGCATGCTGGCGGAGATCTTTGCGGCCAAGACCATCGCGGCGGAGACGCGGTTGGCCGAGGCGGGGATTGCCTTCAGGCCGTCCACCAGCGTCGAGAGTATCGATCGCGGTGACGGGCGACTGGCCCTGAGTGGCGGGCAGGCGCTGGCCTATGACCGGTTGCTGCTGGCGACGGGAGCGACGCCGCGGCGGCTGCCGGGGGTCGATGGGGAGCGCGTGGTCTATCTGCGCACCCTGGAGGATGCGCTTTACCTGCGCGAAGCGCTGCGGCCCGGCCGGCATCTGATCGTCATCGGTGGCGGCTTTATCGGCCTCGAGATCGCCGCCAGCGCGCGGGCGCGGGGCGCGGAGGTCACAGTGGTCGAGGCGCAGCCGCGGCTTCTGGCGCGGGCCGTGCCCGAGGCGCTGGCCGCCATTCTGCAGCAGCGGCATGTCCAGTCCGGGGTCCGCGTCATGGTCGGGGCCCGGATCGAGGGCATAGAGAGCGATGACAGTTCCGTTCGTGTGGCGCTGGCTGATGGGGCGGTGATCGAGGGGGACCTGCTGCTGGTCGGGATTGGGGCAGTGCCCAATGTGGCGCTGGCGGAACAGGCGGGTCTGGCGATCGAGAATGGCATCAGGGTCGACGAAAGGCTTGCGACGGAGGATGGCAGGATCTTTGCTGCCGGGGACTGCTGTTCGTTTCCGCTGGCTGTCTACAATGGTCGCCGGGTGCGGCTCGAAAGCTGGCGCAATGCGCAGGAGCAGGGCAGTCTGGCGGCGGCCAATATGCTGGGTGGACGGGACGCGCATGGCTCGGTGCCGTGGTTCTGGTCCGATCAGTATGAGCTGGGCCTGCAGATCGCCGGGCTGGGGGATGAGGGCGCGTCCAGCGTGACCCGTGACCTGGGGGACGGGGCGCAGATCCTCTTTCACCTCGCGGCGGATGGCCGGCTGGTGGCGGCATCGGGCCTGGGCGCTGGCACGGCGGTGGCCAAGGATATCAGACTGTCGGAAATGCTGATTGCCAGCGCGGCGAGGCCCGCAGTGGATGCGCTGGCGGATCCGGCGGTCAAGCTCAAGTCGCTGCTGACGCGGTAA
- a CDS encoding dihydrodipicolinate synthase family protein, with protein MQHSPFTGCIPALMTPCRPDLTPDFDALVRKGKELIELGMSAVVYCGSMGDWPLLTDAQRMEGVERLVKAGIPVIVGTGAVNTRTAAEHAAHAQKVGAAGLMLIPRVLSRGTVVSAQKAHFKALLSAAPDLPAVIYNSPYYGFATRADLFFALRAEHANLVGFKEFGGDADLTYAAENITSGDDSLTLMVGVDTAVYHGFVNCSATGAITGIGNCLPREVLHLVELCKKAQQGDAVARVRAKELEEALMTLSVWDAGPDLVLFFKYLLVLNGEMEYEHHFNETDALTPAQRGHAEAALTRFRSWYQAWAA; from the coding sequence ATGCAGCACAGCCCCTTCACCGGCTGCATTCCGGCATTGATGACCCCCTGCCGGCCCGACCTGACCCCCGATTTCGATGCCCTGGTGCGCAAGGGCAAGGAACTGATCGAGCTCGGCATGTCCGCGGTCGTCTATTGCGGTTCGATGGGTGACTGGCCCCTGCTGACCGATGCGCAGCGCATGGAAGGCGTCGAGCGCCTGGTCAAGGCTGGCATTCCGGTCATCGTCGGCACCGGCGCAGTCAACACCAGGACCGCAGCCGAACATGCCGCCCATGCCCAGAAGGTCGGCGCCGCCGGCCTGATGCTGATCCCCCGCGTCCTGTCGCGCGGCACGGTCGTGTCGGCACAGAAAGCCCATTTCAAGGCCCTGCTCTCCGCTGCGCCGGATCTGCCGGCCGTCATCTACAACAGCCCCTATTACGGCTTTGCCACCCGCGCCGACCTGTTCTTCGCCCTGCGCGCCGAACATGCCAATCTCGTCGGCTTCAAGGAATTCGGCGGCGATGCCGACCTGACCTATGCGGCCGAGAACATCACCTCCGGCGACGACAGCCTGACCCTGATGGTGGGCGTCGACACCGCCGTCTACCACGGCTTCGTCAACTGCAGCGCCACCGGCGCCATCACCGGCATCGGCAATTGCCTGCCGCGCGAAGTGCTGCATCTGGTCGAACTCTGCAAGAAGGCGCAGCAGGGCGATGCCGTCGCCCGTGTTCGCGCCAAAGAACTCGAAGAAGCCCTGATGACCCTTTCTGTCTGGGATGCCGGCCCCGACCTCGTGCTCTTCTTCAAATATCTCCTCGTCCTCAACGGCGAGATGGAATACGAGCACCACTTCAATGAAACCGACGCCCTGACCCCCGCCCAGCGCGGCCACGCCGAAGCCGCGCTGACGCGCTTCCGCAGCTGGTACCAAGCATGGGCTGCCTGA
- a CDS encoding RNA polymerase sigma factor translates to MVDNAWIATALMAARPQALSALLRYFRNLDRAEEAFQEASLRAIRTWPLKGPPRDTVAWLVFVGRNSGIDAIRKTARNVALPPEERLSDRDDAEAGMVERLDGEHYRDDILRLLFICCHPDLPANQQIALALRIVAGVPLRGIARAFLVSETAMEQRITRAKARIAANPVSFDPPDAHARLERLGTVAVMLYLVFNEGYSRGHSDPNAARLCDEAIRLTRLLLRLFPTEPEIMGLLALMLLQHARHHARRDAQGQLVLLDDQDRRLWTPAMLAEGRALVEKALRHQQPGTYQVQAAIAAQHARAATAEDTDWQAIDRLYQTLELIQPSPVVTLNRAVAVSKWRDPAAALKLLVPLAETLDGYFYFHGMRGGLLAQIGQQEAARLAFNRAIALANSPAEAAHIRQHLDRLAMMPPMALPPMIGHSGN, encoded by the coding sequence ATGGTCGACAACGCCTGGATAGCGACAGCCCTGATGGCGGCGCGACCCCAGGCGTTGAGTGCCCTGCTGCGCTATTTCCGCAATCTCGATCGCGCCGAGGAAGCCTTCCAGGAGGCGAGCCTGCGCGCCATCCGCACCTGGCCGCTGAAGGGGCCGCCGCGCGATACCGTGGCCTGGCTGGTCTTTGTCGGTCGCAACAGCGGCATCGATGCCATCCGCAAGACCGCCCGCAACGTCGCCCTGCCGCCCGAGGAGCGCCTTTCCGATCGCGACGATGCCGAAGCCGGCATGGTCGAGCGGCTCGATGGCGAACACTATCGCGACGATATCCTGCGCCTGCTCTTCATCTGCTGCCATCCCGACCTGCCGGCCAACCAGCAGATTGCCCTCGCTTTGCGGATCGTTGCCGGCGTGCCGCTGCGTGGCATTGCTCGGGCCTTTCTCGTTAGCGAAACGGCCATGGAACAGCGCATCACCCGCGCCAAGGCGCGCATCGCCGCCAACCCCGTGTCCTTTGATCCGCCTGACGCGCATGCCCGGCTTGAGCGGCTCGGCACCGTTGCCGTCATGCTCTATCTGGTTTTCAACGAAGGCTATTCGCGCGGCCATTCCGATCCCAATGCCGCGCGGCTCTGCGACGAGGCCATCCGTCTGACACGGCTGCTCCTGCGCCTCTTTCCCACCGAGCCTGAGATCATGGGGCTACTAGCGCTGATGCTGCTCCAGCACGCCCGCCACCACGCCCGCCGCGACGCCCAGGGCCAGCTGGTGCTGCTCGATGATCAGGATCGCCGCCTCTGGACCCCGGCCATGCTGGCCGAGGGCCGCGCATTGGTCGAAAAAGCGCTCCGTCACCAGCAGCCGGGCACCTATCAGGTCCAGGCCGCCATCGCCGCCCAGCATGCCCGCGCCGCCACTGCAGAGGACACCGACTGGCAGGCCATCGACCGGCTATATCAGACGCTCGAACTGATCCAGCCCTCGCCCGTCGTGACGCTCAATCGCGCCGTCGCGGTCAGCAAATGGCGCGACCCCGCCGCAGCGCTCAAGCTCCTTGTCCCCCTCGCCGAGACGTTGGACGGCTATTTCTATTTCCACGGCATGCGCGGCGGATTGCTCGCGCAGATCGGCCAGCAGGAAGCGGCGCGCCTGGCTTTCAATCGCGCCATAGCCCTCGCCAATTCGCCTGCCGAAGCCGCTCACATCCGCCAGCACCTCGATCGCCTGGCAATGATGCCTCCCATGGCGCTTCCCCCCATGATCGGCCATAGCGGCAACTAG
- a CDS encoding pyrroline-5-carboxylate reductase produces the protein MTLGFIGTGTITAAIIRGLGRWGWTDPILVSPRNAELARTLAEAWSFVTVAADNQAIVDGSDMAFLAVRPQVAEAVLAGLRFKAGQDVVSLIATLPLGKLATLVGAGPTLSRAIPLPFVEQGIGVTPVHPPASAAAPIFERLGSVIAVADESQMNLLLAASSTMGAFFQQQAAIADWLAAHGLPPSQARRYLGKLMAGLSHSTDLREGMDFHTLVHEFSTQGGTNEQIHHHLAQAGVPAQLGEALDAVLARVTGD, from the coding sequence ATGACCCTCGGCTTCATCGGTACCGGAACGATCACAGCGGCCATCATCCGCGGGCTGGGGCGCTGGGGGTGGACAGATCCGATCCTGGTCTCGCCGCGCAATGCCGAGCTTGCCCGGACGCTGGCCGAGGCATGGTCCTTCGTCACCGTGGCAGCGGACAATCAGGCCATTGTCGACGGGAGCGACATGGCATTTCTTGCGGTGCGGCCGCAGGTGGCCGAGGCGGTGCTGGCGGGGCTTCGCTTCAAGGCAGGGCAGGATGTGGTCAGCCTGATCGCCACGCTGCCGCTCGGCAAGCTGGCCACACTGGTCGGGGCGGGGCCGACGCTATCGCGCGCCATTCCGCTGCCTTTTGTCGAGCAGGGGATCGGGGTGACGCCGGTGCATCCGCCGGCCAGCGCTGCCGCGCCGATCTTTGAGCGGTTGGGCAGCGTGATTGCGGTTGCCGACGAGAGCCAGATGAACCTGTTGCTGGCGGCCAGTTCAACCATGGGTGCCTTCTTCCAGCAGCAGGCTGCCATTGCCGACTGGCTGGCGGCGCATGGCCTGCCGCCATCACAAGCCCGGCGCTATCTTGGCAAGTTGATGGCCGGGCTGTCGCATTCCACGGACCTGCGGGAGGGGATGGACTTCCACACGCTGGTTCATGAGTTTTCGACGCAGGGCGGGACCAATGAGCAGATCCATCACCATCTCGCGCAGGCCGGCGTGCCGGCGCAGTTGGGCGAGGCGCTCGATGCCGTGCTGGCCCGGGTGACTGGGGACTAG
- a CDS encoding MocE family 2Fe-2S type ferredoxin has protein sequence MGQWIQACGADDVDEEDVIRFDHAGKVFAIYRSPEDTYHATDGLCTHEQISLADGLVMDDIVECPKHNGRFNYKTGEAKGAPVCVNLRTYAVRVEDGAIFIEV, from the coding sequence ATGGGCCAGTGGATCCAAGCCTGCGGGGCGGATGACGTGGACGAGGAGGATGTGATCCGGTTCGATCACGCGGGGAAGGTGTTCGCGATCTATCGCAGCCCGGAGGACACTTACCACGCCACCGACGGCCTCTGCACGCATGAGCAGATCAGCCTCGCCGACGGGCTGGTGATGGACGATATCGTGGAATGCCCCAAGCACAACGGGCGCTTCAACTACAAGACGGGCGAGGCCAAGGGTGCGCCGGTCTGCGTCAACCTGCGGACCTATGCGGTCCGGGTGGAAGACGGCGCGATCTTCATCGAGGTCTAG
- a CDS encoding LacI family DNA-binding transcriptional regulator, translated as MKSRATLTDIAELAQVGVATVDRVLNGRAPVRKDTADRVLKAAEELNYYAVPLMRQRAMPQLTNLRLGIILQKRADPLYQNIAAALRQAFDLHPDVGGKLDIAFVDDISAQSLATKILEIGARCDALACVAIDHPLIVSAFERLHALGRPVFTLLSEVTASSVTGYVGLDSRKLGRTGAYLVSSMAAPKGRIATLVGSHRYRGQELSEIGFRSYFRDTESEDRLLETIVNLDDPDVAGEVTKSLLDRHANLAAIYDAGGGRDGIIRAIREHPSGQRPMVVCNDLTPSTRLALIDGIITCTLCLPVQTFGRVVVDEMIASVTGSRPVNPASTLPFDIVFAENLPT; from the coding sequence ATGAAATCGCGCGCCACTCTTACCGACATCGCCGAACTGGCCCAGGTCGGGGTCGCCACGGTCGACCGCGTGCTCAACGGCCGCGCGCCGGTCCGCAAGGATACCGCCGATCGGGTGCTCAAGGCTGCAGAAGAACTCAACTACTATGCCGTGCCGCTGATGCGGCAGCGCGCCATGCCCCAGCTCACCAATCTGCGGCTGGGCATCATCCTGCAAAAACGCGCCGACCCGCTTTACCAGAACATCGCCGCTGCGCTGCGCCAGGCATTCGACCTGCACCCTGACGTGGGCGGCAAACTCGACATCGCCTTTGTCGACGACATCAGCGCCCAGTCCCTGGCGACGAAAATCCTCGAAATCGGCGCCCGCTGCGATGCCCTCGCCTGCGTCGCCATCGATCATCCATTGATCGTCTCGGCCTTCGAGCGCCTGCACGCTCTGGGCCGCCCGGTCTTCACCCTGCTATCCGAAGTCACCGCCTCGAGCGTCACCGGCTATGTCGGGCTCGATAGCCGCAAGCTCGGCCGCACCGGCGCCTATCTCGTCTCCAGCATGGCAGCGCCCAAGGGCAGGATCGCCACCCTTGTCGGCAGCCATCGCTATCGCGGCCAGGAGTTGAGCGAAATCGGCTTCCGCTCCTATTTCCGCGATACGGAAAGCGAGGATCGCCTGCTCGAAACCATCGTCAATCTCGACGATCCCGATGTGGCCGGGGAAGTGACCAAGAGCCTGCTCGACCGGCATGCCAATCTGGCGGCGATCTATGATGCCGGCGGTGGTCGCGATGGCATTATCCGCGCCATTCGCGAGCATCCCAGCGGCCAGCGTCCCATGGTGGTCTGCAACGACCTGACGCCATCCACCCGCCTGGCGTTGATCGACGGCATCATCACCTGCACGCTCTGCCTGCCGGTGCAAACCTTTGGCCGGGTCGTGGTCGACGAAATGATCGCTTCGGTTACCGGCAGCCGGCCGGTCAACCCGGCCAGCACCCTGCCCTTCGATATCGTCTTCGCCGAAAACCTGCCGACCTAG
- a CDS encoding YciI family protein, protein MLYAVLCYNDENAVSAWSKEEDDAVMARLAEVEAGMKAKGKLGPVARLLPTTSATTLRKVSGEPMIIDGPFAETKEQFLGFYMVDCDTLDDAIAFAKDLAKANPGLGGYEIRPVGVFHPSELG, encoded by the coding sequence ATGCTATACGCCGTCCTGTGCTACAATGATGAAAACGCCGTCTCCGCCTGGAGCAAGGAGGAGGATGACGCCGTCATGGCGCGCCTTGCCGAAGTCGAGGCGGGAATGAAGGCCAAGGGCAAGCTCGGCCCGGTCGCGCGCCTGCTGCCCACCACCTCCGCCACCACCCTGCGCAAGGTCAGCGGCGAGCCGATGATCATCGACGGCCCCTTTGCCGAAACCAAGGAACAGTTCCTCGGCTTCTATATGGTCGATTGCGACACGCTCGACGACGCTATTGCCTTCGCCAAGGACCTGGCCAAGGCCAATCCGGGCCTGGGCGGTTATGAGATCCGACCGGTCGGCGTGTTTCATCCCAGCGAGCTTGGCTGA
- a CDS encoding fumarylacetoacetate hydrolase family protein yields MSIPIARGGLFAVRRVYCVGRNYVEHIKEMGNDTREPPFFFAKPADAVVVGGASIPYPPRTEDFHHEIELVVAIGKDGSDIAVEDALSHVYGYAAGLDMTRRDLQAVAKKAGRPWEMAKGFDFSAPIGTIEPAESIGHPAKGAIRFTVNGELRQQGDLNEQIWNVSESIAYLSQFVTLKAGDLIMTGTPAGVGAVKQGDVLEGTIEGVGSVRTTIV; encoded by the coding sequence GTGTCCATCCCGATCGCGCGGGGCGGGTTGTTTGCTGTCCGTCGCGTCTATTGCGTGGGCCGTAATTATGTCGAGCACATCAAGGAGATGGGCAATGACACGCGCGAACCGCCCTTCTTCTTTGCCAAGCCGGCTGATGCCGTGGTGGTGGGTGGCGCGAGCATTCCCTATCCGCCCAGGACGGAGGACTTTCACCACGAGATCGAGCTGGTGGTGGCGATCGGCAAAGACGGTTCTGACATCGCCGTCGAGGATGCGCTGAGCCATGTCTATGGTTATGCCGCCGGCCTCGACATGACCCGTCGCGACCTGCAGGCCGTGGCCAAGAAGGCCGGGCGGCCCTGGGAAATGGCCAAGGGCTTTGATTTTTCCGCGCCGATCGGCACGATCGAGCCGGCCGAAAGCATCGGCCATCCCGCCAAGGGGGCGATCCGCTTTACCGTCAATGGCGAGCTGCGCCAGCAGGGCGACCTCAACGAGCAGATCTGGAACGTCAGCGAATCCATCGCCTATCTCAGCCAGTTCGTGACGCTGAAAGCCGGTGACCTGATCATGACTGGTACGCCAGCCGGGGTTGGTGCGGTCAAGCAGGGCGATGTGCTGGAAGGCACGATCGAAGGCGTCGGCAGCGTCAGGACCACGATCGTCTGA
- a CDS encoding ABC transporter ATP-binding protein: MPAPETVLTVRDLSVRFGRSGVRAVDGVSFDLGTERLGIVGESGSGKSTLGRAIMRLLPAAAHVEASQLDFDGAPLLSRPEREMRGLRGNRMALIMQDPRYSLNPVLTVGKQVAEAAHLHQRIGKKEAYAKAAEMLARVRIADVERVMGLYPHQISGGMGQRVMIAMMLLAKPRLVVADEPTSALDVSVRGDVLKLLDELVRENNSGLMLISHDIRMVAAFCQRILVMYKGKVVETLTKLEDAQHPYTRGLIAAMPDPRKPVRRLQVLDRSAIDAMEART; encoded by the coding sequence ATGCCCGCTCCTGAGACAGTCCTGACCGTTCGCGACCTGTCGGTGCGTTTCGGACGCTCCGGCGTCCGAGCTGTCGATGGAGTCAGTTTCGACCTCGGCACCGAACGCCTCGGCATCGTGGGGGAATCGGGTTCCGGCAAGTCGACGCTGGGCCGGGCCATCATGCGGCTGTTGCCCGCGGCGGCGCATGTCGAGGCCAGCCAGCTCGATTTCGACGGCGCGCCGCTGCTGAGCCGGCCCGAGCGCGAAATGCGCGGGCTGCGCGGCAATCGCATGGCGCTGATCATGCAGGATCCGCGCTATTCGCTGAACCCGGTTCTGACGGTCGGCAAGCAGGTGGCGGAGGCCGCTCACCTGCATCAGCGCATCGGCAAGAAGGAAGCCTATGCCAAGGCTGCCGAGATGCTGGCGCGCGTGCGTATTGCCGATGTCGAACGGGTGATGGGGCTATACCCGCACCAGATTTCGGGCGGCATGGGACAGCGCGTGATGATCGCCATGATGCTGCTGGCCAAGCCGCGCCTCGTGGTAGCGGACGAGCCGACTTCGGCGCTCGACGTCAGTGTGCGCGGCGATGTGCTCAAGTTGCTCGACGAATTGGTACGCGAGAACAATTCCGGCCTGATGCTGATCAGCCATGACATCCGCATGGTCGCCGCCTTCTGCCAGCGCATCCTCGTGATGTACAAGGGCAAGGTGGTCGAGACGCTGACCAAGCTTGAAGACGCCCAGCACCCCTATACGCGGGGCCTGATCGCCGCCATGCCGGATCCGCGCAAGCCGGTGCGGCGCCTGCAGGTGCTGGATCGCTCTGCCATCGACGCAATGGAGGCCCGGACATGA